AACCCAACTTTCCACGTCCACGTTTTCGAAGAAAGATCAAGAATGGCGGCAGTAGAATTCACTTCATTCTACTGCCGCCATTCTACTGCCCCCATTCTACTGCCTGTTGATCCTGCCCATTTTCACAAAACGATTTAGACTCCTCTGACACCCCATGGCTCCCCCTCTTCCCAAATCTAATCTCCAACTCGGCACCTGGTTGCAGACAGGCTCCCCCATCGTCGCCGAACTTGCCGATGCGAGCGGCTTCGACTGGTTGCTCATTGATCTCGAGCACGGCTGCGGCACTGAGGCGATGGTGCTGCCGCAGATTCAGGTCATTCGCCATGCCGCCGCCATCGTGCGTGTCGGTGCGCCGCATCCCGACCTCATCGCTCGCTCGCTGGACTGGGGCGCTGCCGGCATCATGGTGCCGATGGTTTCCTCGGCGGAAAAAGCCGAAGCCTGCGTGCGTGCCATGCGCTATCCGCCGCGTGGAGATCGTGGTCTGGCCGGGATGGTGCGCGCCTTTCAATACGGACTGCATCGCGACATGCCGACTCCTGTTTTTTACGCCCAGATCGAGACCATCGAAGGCGTGGAAAACGCGCGCGCCATCGCCGCCGTTGATGGGGTCGATGTGCTCTTCATCGGCCCGATGGACTTGAAACTTCACCTTCAATCCCACCCTGAACGCACCCAGATGGATTACGCTGCCTGCCTGCGAGAAGTCGCGGCGGCGGCCAGGGCGGCGGGCAAGGCTTGTGGTCTGCTTTGTCGTCAGACCGACGATTTTGCCGAACTACAAGCGCTCGGCTTCACCCATCTGGCCATCGAGACCGACATCACGCTCCTGCGCGAGAGCTACCGCAAAGTCATTCAACCTCTCCGCGCAGACCCAGCGGTCGTCGGACTACGGGACAATCCATCCATGCCTTCGAAATAACATGACATTGAGAACCACACTCGCGCTGTCTGCCATCTTCCATGGCCTGGGTTTTGGACTTCATGCGGATGATTCCAAGCCGGTGCTGCAACTGGATTTTGGTCAGGAAGAATCGGCACCTTTGATTGCTGTTGGCAACGTGGTGCGTGATCAGGCCGGGCCGCGTCCGCCGGAGTTTCCGGATTTTGAAGCGAACAACACGGCCATTCAGTTGAAGGGGAAGGGTGCCCGTTATGAAATCAAAGATCCGGGGCCGCAGAGCCCTTTTGATTTCACGAATGGCGATGCCATCACCTTGGAGTCGTGGGTGAAGGTGGACAAACTGAGCCCCGGCCAGCCGATGTATATCGTGGGCAAGGGGCGCACCAATTCCCCGCATTTTGCCCGCAACAATCAGAACTGGTCTTTGCGGGTCATCGGTGGCAGCGCGGGTCTGGCGCATCTCAGCTTTCTCTTTGCCAGCGCTCCAGAGCCCGGCGGCGGGAACACCTGGCACATCTGGAACTCGGAGGCGTCTTTCGAGATCGCGACGGGCTGGCATCACGTGGCTTTGTCGTATGAGTTCGGCAAACCCGACACCATGCGTGGATGGATTGACGGTGTGGCCACAGCGGGGGTGTGGGGAGTGGATGGTGCCACCACGAAGGCACCCGCAGTTGATGACGACGATGTTTGGATCGGCTCGTCTCAGGGCGGCAACGCGGGCAACAGTTTTCAGGGTTTTCTTGACGGGTTGGCCATCCATCGCCGCGCGTTGACCGATGCAGACATCGCGAAACATTGTCGGAGAAAAGAGGGTCCGCAGGTGGTGTTGCCCGCTGTCGCGAAAATGCCGGATCTCGGAAAGATCGACGAAGGAAAAGTGCTCATTCAGATCAACGAAGGGCACGCCGACTCCAACCGCCGGCCCAATTCTCTGGAGACACCGCAGGAAGCGGCCCGCTGGTGGGGAGACGCCTTCCTGCTGCCGCGTGTGCCGGTGCGATACGATGACTGGGGCATCCGGTCGAGCTGGGCAGCGCCGCTTTTGCTGCGCATGGCCGCAGACGTGAAACTGCCGGAAGGATCACACCGCATTCTGCTGCGAACCCGCGGCCTGTCCCGCCTCTGGATTGATGGCGAGTTGATCGCTGAAACCAAACCGGCGGTCGGCAATGGTGAAAATGGTTTCGACCCCGTGACGCCACTGGCGCAGCCGCCTCATCCCGGAGTTCGGGTCAAAGGCTACCATCAGCAGGAAGTTTTCGGAACGGCGAAGATGTCGCCCATAAAAACGACTTCCCGCGTGGTGTTGGAGTTGATCGTCGGAGGGAAAAATATGCGCACCGATACCGGGGAGGTCTGTGTCGCCCTTGAATCGGCGGGTGGTGATGCGTTCTCCATTCTTCGTGCGACGGGCAGGCCGGATCTTCCTTTGACGGATGCCCAGGTCGAGCCGGTCCTCGCCGAAATCGAAAGCTCGCTGGCCCGTTTTGACGACGCCAATCGACGTGAGGCCTCCAAATCCCGCGATGCGTTTTGGCAGAAGCGCCATGACATCGCCAAGGCATGGGTGAAGAAAAATCCAGCGCCCAAACCTCCCCGCGCAGGCCATCCCGTGGATGCCTTCATCGATGCGAAAATCGAAACCGCCCTCGCGGCGAGTGCCGCCACTTCAGACGCGGCGAGGCTTTTCCATGGCGAGGTGCTGCCGGTCCTGCGGGAGGAGTGTTTCCGCTGTCACGGCGAGAAAGACAAGGGCGGGCTGAAGCTGAACACGCGTGAGGCTGCCTTGCGCGGTGGTGATTCGGAGGTGCCCGCGATCATTCCGGGTGATCCGGCGGCCAGTGAGTTGATTGAGCGCGTTCGCACTGACGACGAAGATTTGGTCATGCCGCCCACCGGCGAGCGCCTCAGCAAAGAGCAAATCGCCCGGCTGGAATCGTGGATTCGCGACGGTGCCAAATGGCCGTCTCCACCGGTTGATCCTGGCAAGCTCGTCAAAACATCCATCACCTCGGATGCCGCTTTTCTCCGCCGCATTTATCTCGACACCATCGGTCTGCCGCCGGCTGCGAACGAGGTGAAGGCCTTCCTCGCGGACTCCGATCCTGACAAGCGCACCAAGCTTATCGACCGGCTGCTCGCCGATGAACGCTGCGCGGATCATGCGATGAGCGAGTGGCTGGATGCTCTCGCGGAGAACCCCACTTTGATCAATGCTTCGCTCAACAGCACCGGGCCATTTCGCTGGTTTCTCCACGATGCCTTGCGCGACAACAAAGCGCTCGACCGCATGGTCACGGAGCTGCTCATGATGCGGGGAGATGCCGCTCACGGAGGCAGTGCCGGCTTTGCCCAGGCGGCGGAAAACGATGCGCCCTTCGCGGCCAAAGGCCACATCGTTGCCTCCACGTTTCTCGGCATCGAGTTGCAGTGCGCGCGCTGTCATGATTCGCCCTATCACTCCACCACGCAGCGCGATCTCTTTTCTCTGGCCGCGATGCTGGAGCGCAAGGCTGTGACGGTGCCGAAAACCAGCCGCGTCCCTGCGGCGTTTTTTGAAAAGAAAGCCCGCGAGTCATTGATCCGGGTGACGCTGAAACCTGACGAATCCGTGACGCCAGTCTGGCCGTTTGCGGCTGTGACTGGTGTGGCGGAGAATGCCGACATTGACCGGCTCATCGAAAACCCGAAGGACACTCGGGAACGGCTCGCGGCCCTGCTCACCTCGCCGGAGAATCGTCGCTTCCCCCGCGTGATGGTGAACCGGATTTGGAAACGTCTCATGGGTGCGGGTTTTGTGGAACCGGTCCAAGATTGGGAAGGGCATGATGCAAGCCACCCAGAGCTGCTGGACTGGCTCGCGGCCGAACTGCTCACCGCAGACTACGATGTCCGGCACATCATCCGGCTCATTGTCACTTCGGCGGCTTATCAGCGTGAGGCAGGCTTGGAAAATCTGGCCGTCGCCGGTGCTGTTGAGCGCTTTTTCAATGCGCCAGCGCGGCGGCGTCTCACCGCTGAGCAGGTCGTGGACTCGCTCCACGCCGCAGCCGGGGCAGCCATCGATTCCGAACCCATGACCTTCATTCACGATGGATCCAAAACCTTGCAGACGCGGCAGGATCTCGGGTTTCCGCGTCGTGCCTGGATGTTCGCCAGCCTCAACAACGAACGGGACCGGCCCAGCCTGGCGCTGCCGCGAGCACAGGCTGCTGTGAATGTGTTGGAGGCCTTTGGATGGAACGGCTCCCGTCAGAAGCCAATTTTCGCGCGTGACACCGAACCGAACATGCTCCAGCCCGGCATCCTCGAAAACGGCATCCTCACCCAGTCCTTGTCGCGAGCGTCTTGGAAATCCGAACTGGCGAATCTGGCGGTGGAAGCGAAATCACCGGAAGCCTTGCTGGAGAGTTTGTTTCTCCGGTTTCTCAGCCGCATGCCGCTGCGCTCAGAACGGGATTCATTTCTCCCTGAGTTGAAGTCCGGCTTTGAAAAACGACTCATGCCCCCGGATCAAATCACGGAACCGGCCCCGCTGGAACCGCTTCGTCTGGTGACCTGGCTCAACCATGTGACACCGGACGCCAATACCATCCAGCAGGAGAACGAAAATCGGGTCCAGCGAGGCCCCAGCCCCGATCCGCGTCTGCGACCAGAATGGCGAGAAATTTACGAGGACATCATCTGGAGCCTGATCAACGACCGCGGTTTCGTCTGGATGCCCTGACCAACCAACAATCTGCCAACACTCACCATCCCATGAAGCGAAGACATTTTCTCAGAACCGGCGCCACCCTGGGGAGCAGCCTTGCCTTGCCGCACTCGCTCATGGCTGAGCCGACTTCCAAGCTCATTCGCGGAAACGCGGAGCACGTCATTTCGATCTGGCTGGGAGGCGGCATGGCGCAAACGGATACCTTCGACCCCAAACGAGTGGGCGACCCGAAAGCAAACAAACCTGGCTCCTACTATCCGTCCATCGAAACGGCGGTCCCTGGCGTGCGGGTGTGTGAGCATCTGTCCAAGGTGGCACCCCTCATGGACCGTGTGACTGCGGTGCGGACCATTCACCACGACGTCATTGATGAGCACGCGGCTGCCACCAATCGCATGCATACCGGGCGTCCCATCAGCGGCACGATCAGCTATCCCTCCATCGGCTCCATCATCGCCCACGAGCGCGGAGCCGTGGCCGACGATGCCCCGCCCTACGTCCTGATCGGCTATCCGAATGTCACGCGCGGGCCTGGATTTCTGGGAGCCCAATCCAGCTACCTCTACCTGACGGACACCAGTCGCGGTCCGGCAGGATTATCACTGCCTCCGGGGATGACACCGAATCGTCAGGCGCGTCGCGAACGCTATCTCACCGCCCTCCAGGCGAGCGCCGGAGCGACCGAAGACCGGCAGTTGAAAAGTTACGACGCCGCCATCGCGCAAAGTCTGAAACTCAGCGGCCCGGAGTTCAATCGCGCGTTCCAACTCGACTCCGAACCGGCTGGCCTGCGCAATGAATACGGCGGTGAGTTTGGGCAGCGATGTTTGCTCAGCCGGCGGCTGGTTGAACGCGGCGTGCGCTTCATCGAAGTCTCCCACAACCTGAACTTCATCAATGGAGCGGGCTGGGATACGCATAAAGAAAGCATTCTCCAGCAGCATGGGTTGATCAGAGAACTCGACATCGCCATGGCCGCATTGATCCGTGATTTGTCCGCGAAAAAGCTGCTCGATAAAACACTCATCATGGTCACCACGGAGTTCGGCCGGCCCCCAGAGTTCGACAGTGGGGGCGGGCGCGGGCATCAGGGCAGCGCCTTCACCTGCGTGCTGGCCGGAGGAGGTCTAAAACACAGCGGTGCCTGGGGTCAAACGGGTGACCTCTCGAAAGAGATTGTCGCCAATCCCGTCAGTGTTCCCGATTTCTTCGCCACCGTCTGCGCCGCCCTGGGCGTTGATTACCACAAGAACCTTTACGACGGAGATCGTCCCGTGCCGATCACGGATCAAGGAAACCCCATCGCATCTCTCTTTGCATAGTCAGAACCGATACCTCCATCGACTGCGCGGGCTTCAATCTGGAGTGGGTAGCCGCGCCATGAGTTGTGATTTCCCGCAGATTCAGGGAGGCCCGCAGATTTTTTTGAAGCTTTTGATCCAATTCCAATCTGTGGGCCTCCTTGAATCTGCGGGAGACAAATCTGAATTCACCAAAGATGATGACGTGATGCACCCCCTAGTTTTCGGGGGGAGCGCACTGCTAAGTATGCCGCCCCCAGGGCGTATGCATCTCACCCCACCATGACTTTTTGTTTTCGCTTTCGATCCTCATTCGCCGCCGCGCTCACCGTCTGCCTTGCCCTCGCTGGTGTCGTTTGTGCTGCTGAACCGTATGACACTTTCCTGGAGAAACACTGCATCAGTTGTCATGGCCCCGAGAAGGAGAAGGGGGATTTGCGCATCGACCAGCTCTCGCGCGATTTCAAGGTGGGTGCGGACACGCATCATTGGGCGGAGGTGATAGAGCAGGTCAATTCGGGCGAGATGCCGCCGAAGAAGGAGAAGAAGCCGACTCAGGAGGAAATCGCGGCGTTTGTGACGAGTCTTGATTCGCGCATCAAAGAGGGCCGGGCAGCGCGGATGGCGGCGCGGCCGGCGGTGTCGCATTACCGGCTGAGCCGGAAGGAGTATCAAAACACGGTCTATGACCTGCTCGGCGTGCGCTATGATCCGGCCAAGCCGGGGGAGCTGAATGAGGACACGCGCTGGCATGGGTTTGAACGTATCGGGTCGGAGCTTTCGCTCTCGCCGTCGCATGTGGATCGCTATTACCGCGCGGCGGAGCTGGTGCTGGATCGTGCGTTTCCTGCTGCGGCGTCGGCGGAGACTCGCAAGGTCCGCAAGACGGCGGCGGAGATTCGTTACGGCGGCGGGAAGGACCAGCAGGCGGCGCTGGATCGTTTCGGCATCAAGCGGCCGCTGCGTTATCTCCTTTTCCCCGGCACTGTCCAAAACGCGCTCTCGCCGAACTCGCTCGGCAAGACCGGCCCGGAGCATAGCGGGCTCTACAAACTGCGCATCCAGGCCAGCGGTATCCGACCGCTCGGCGGCCAGACGGCGCACTTGAGCATCGGCAAGCGCACGGGTGAGGAGACGGTGGATGGGCTCATCGAGTTTGACATCACGGCGCCGGAGGACAAACCGCAGGTCTATGAGTTCGAGGTGTTCCTGGAGATGCCCGCGACGCTGGACTTCTGCGTGGTGGCCACGGATGTGGTGGATCGCCGAGCTGGTGCGGCCTTCCGCAATGCGATCGGCAGCAGGAGCGGCTACATTTTCACGCACAGCAGCGAGACCTTGCTCTTAAATCCGAACGCGCCACAGATGTTCGATGACAAGGGCAATGGCCTCTTCTCCACGGTGCTGCTCGATTGGATCGAGTGGGAAGGGCCGCTGGTGTCGGAGGCTGAAAAAGCACGGCGCAATGATGTGGTGCCACCCGATGACGCGACGCCCGAGGTGGTGGCCGAGCATCTGCAACGCTTTGCCGAACGCGCCTGGCGTCGTGCGGTGAAAAAGGAGGAGTTGGAGCAGTATTTGCAATCCTATCGCACCGAGCGCGACGCGGGCGAGAAGCTGGCAGACGCGTATCGTGTCGCGTTGCAGGGCGTGCTGACCTCCCGGCATTTCATCTACCTCGTCGAGGGCGACACGGTGGCCCGCGAACGGCTCACGGACACGGAACTCGCCTCGCGGCTCTCGTATTTCCTCTGGAGTTCGATGCCGGATGACGCGCTCTTCACTGCGGCAAAAAGCAGCACGCTGAATGGCGAGGGCTTGAAGAAGGAAGTTGATCGCATGCTCGCCGACAGCAAAGCCAGCCGCTTCATCGACGACTTTGCACGCCAATGGCTGCAACTGCACCGCGTGGGCATGTTCCCGCCGGACAAGAAGCTCTACCCAGCCTACGACGCGTGGCTGGAGGAAAGCATGCGCTCGGAGCCGGTGGAGTTCTTCCGCGAGATGTTCGGCAAGAACCTGCCCATCGACGGCTTCATCCATTCTGACTGGACCGTGGCAAACGCGCGGCTCTGCGATTTCTACGGACTGGCAGAGCCGAAGAATGGCGGCTTCCAGCGAGTCTCGCTGAAGCCCGAGGATCGTCGCGGCGGTCTGCTCACGATGGGCGCTGTGCTCGGCCTGACCTCGGACGGCACACGGCAACGCCCGGTGCATCGCGGTGTGTGGCTCAGCGAGGTGGTGCTCGGCAAGACACCGCCACCACCGCCCGCCAACGTCCCCGCCATCGAGCCTCCAACGCCGCAAAGCCCCAAAGCAACGCTGCGCCAAAAGATCGAAGCCCACCGCAACGACGCAAACTGCGCCGCCTGCCACGCGAAGCTCGACCCACTCGGCCTCGCCTGGGACAACTACGACGCCATCGGCCAGTGGCGCACTCACGAGAAAGTCGCGGCTGGAGTCGGTGCGGACCCGTTGGTGAATCCCGCCGGTGAAATGCCCGACGGTCGTGCCTTCAAGGATGCCAACGAGTTCAAGCAGCGCCTCCTTGAAGACCGCGACGAACTCGCCCGCGCCTTCATCGACCACCTTTGCACTTACGGCCTCCGCCGCGCCCTCAGCTTTGACGATCAAGACGACCTCAAAGCCATCCATGCCGAAGCGAAGAAGAGCGAATACCGTATCAAGGACATCGTTCGCGCCGTTGCTCTCTCCGACCTGATGAGGAAACGCTAACAGCACCATCACTCCAAAACTCCAACACTCCATTTTATGAGCAACTATCTCTCCCAATCCTGGCTACTCAATCGCCGCCACGCGCTCAAGGCACTCGGCAGTTTCATCTCGCTGCCCATGCTTGAGTGCATGGTCCCGCTCCGCGCGGCGGAGAAAGTCACTGCCACGCCGAAGCGCAGCGCGTTCATCTACCTCGCGAACGGCGTCCACTCGCTGAACTACCAGATCACCACGGAGGGCAAGGGCTACCAGTTCTCCCGGTCGCTGAAGCCTTTGGAGAAGCATCGCGATGTGATCACGCCGATCAGCGGCCTGCATCATCCGGGAAGCCTCAGTCATCACCACAACTGCATCTCCGTCTGGCTCACCGGTGGGAAGCTCGGCCCATCGGATCGCAACACCATCTCCGTGGACCAAAAGATGGCGGAAATCACCGCGCTCCAAACTCGAGTCGCTTCGATGGAGGTTGCCCTCACGCAGGAATCCCTCGCTTGGACGGCGGATGGCGTGCGGCTGCCTGCGATGCGTCGTTGCAGCGAGATTTTCGCATCGCTCTTCGAAGAACCGAAAGGCGGCAAAACAGTCCAACGGCGGGCCTTGCGCCGCAAAGGCAGTGTGCTTGACGCCAACCTCGCGGAAGTGCGTCAGCTCGAGAAGAAGATGGGCTCGGAGGACAAAGGACGCATGCAGCAATACCTCACCTCCGTCCGTGAGGCAGAGATCCGCACGCGGCGGGCCGACACATGGCTCGATACGCCATTGCCCGCCGTCTCCGACGCCGACCGCAAGCGCACCAACCGTGACATCGCCGCCACCATGGCGGGCGATTATTTCCGCACCGTTTATGACCTCATGGTGCTCGCCTTTCAGACGGATGTGACCCGCGTGGCCACCTTCAGCATGGGCGGCGAAGGGGATGCTTTTTCCATTCCTGAAATCGGTATCACCGAGTCGCGCCACCAGCTCAGCCACCACGGCGGCGATGCCGGTTACATGGAGAAGCTCACCAACTACGACACCTTCGCCATCGAGCAGTTCAGCTACTTCCTCACCCGCCTCGCGGAGACCAAGGACCTCAGCGGCAAGCCGCTCCTCGGCTCCACGATGGCGCTCTTTGGCAGCGGCATGTCCTACGGTCACAGCCATGGCAACGCCAACCTCCCGCTCGTGTTCGCCGGCGGCTCCGACCTCGGCCTGAAGCATGGCAGCCACCTCGACTTCAACAAGACGGCCGCAGGATTCCAAGGCTACGCTCTCGGCGCGGACGGAGCGCTCACCACCGCGCATTACCAGCTCTGCAGCCGCCCCGCGAACACCGACGCCCACATGAGCAACCTGCTCCTCCTCATGGCCCAGCGCATGGGCGTGGAGACCGACCAGTTCGGCGACAGCAACAAGGTCGTCGCGCTGTGATGTTCTTTGTTCGTCGTTCTTTGTTCTTTGTTCTTGGTTTGTGCATGGCACACGCCGAGGAGGACGTGTTCCGCCCCGAAGCGGGAAAGTTCCCGCCTTTGGAAGAAGCGCACGCGTATCGCGGCGAACTCGTCTTTGTCGACCACGCGAACCGTCGCGGCAGCCTACGGGTGACATCGCCGGGCATCTTTCGCACCACAGCGCCCCATCCGTTCGCGTTGCTGCCTTATGCCGTCGTGCGTTATCACGGCGCACCGGCCGACCTGCGGGACATTCCACTGGGCACCATGCTGCATGTCCGCGCGTTCCTGCCGCCCGATCCGAAAACCTCCGCCGTGCCGGTCTTGCCGGTGAACAGTCGCGAAAAAACCAAAGCTGGAAATCTCGGCACCGCGCCCGCTGAAAACCACGTCCTGCTGCTCGAAGACGAGCCCAGCCACTGCCAGCGCGAAGGGCTCGTCTGGAAACTGAAGGAGCTGGAAATCAAAAACCGCGAAGGAACGATCCTCGCCGGCCGCGAAGCCCCCAAAGACGCCCACACGAAGCCCAGCGACGAAACGCTGACCTTCGATGCCGCCACGCGCGTCTGGCGCGGGCGCGAATGCCTCCGCATCGAGCACCTCATCTCTGAGGGCACTTGGCCCGCGGAAGAAAAAAAAGCTCTCGGTAGCCAAGCGGTGCAACTCGGCATCACCTGGCGGCCCACGCCCGGCGGTGTGTTCGGGCGTTTTCATCTCTCCGACATCTGGCTCGACGACGACGCGATGCAAAACGCCGCGCAGCTTCAAACCGAACTGCACAAGGCCTTCATCCGCAGCCGTTGGATGCCCGCGTGGGTCGATGCGGTCGAGTATGGGAAGTTCGGCCGCGCCACCGTGACCGCGACCTTGTTCGGCGGCATGGACGCCACGCTCTATGCCGACTTCAAACCAGGCATCACTGCTCTCATGAATGGCGTCGAAAACACGCTGAAGCACACCGAAGGCGGCACTGCTGGTCCCACGCAGATGGCTGCACGCGGGAAGCTCATGGAAGTCATCCAACTGCCCGGAAACGCGCCGCTCGGCAGTAGCGGCATTCAGATTCGATTCGAGACTGATCTCATCACCGAAGGAATGCGCCCCACGCGCATCGTCAAAGTCCGCCCGAATAGCTGGCCGGATGTCCACCTGCCACGCGAAGAATATCTCGGCAACGGAGCCTCCAACATCGACGAGCGCTTCCCGACACCGGCCATCTTTCCGAACTACTGATCCCATCACTGTCCCTTCATTCTTTTGTCCCCATTCTGCTGTCGAAAATGATCACTCCAACACTCCACTCATGCCCAGCGCCCGCCACTGAAGCTGGTAAAATATTCCGGGTGAAAAATGAAGACAGCTTCCTGAATCTTTTACCCCAAATCTTTTACCAACTGTGCCTCGGCCTCTCGCTGCTCACGACTGCCGCCACCGCCGCTGACGAACCCTTCCGCCCCGAAGCAGGTAAGTTCCCTCCTCTCGAAAAAGCGCACGCCTACCGTGGCGAACTCGTCTTCGTGGATCATGCGAACCGCCGCGGCAGCATCCGCGTGCAGGGGTCCGGCATGTTTTTCCGCAACGACCCGCACCCCTTCGCCTTGCTCCCTTACGCCATCGTGCGTTATCACGGCGCACCGGCGGATCTGCGGGACATCCCGCTCGGCACGGTGATGCACGTCCGCGCCTTTCTCCCGCCTGACCCGAAGACCTCCTCCGTGCCGGTATTGCCCGTCGATAACAAGAAGATCGACGCGAACCACAACCGTGGCACCGGCATCGCACCCGCTGAGAACCACGTCCTCCTGCTCGAAGACGAGCCCAGTCACTGCCAGCGCGAGGGCATGGTGTGGAAGCTCAAAGAAGTGGACCTCAAAAACAACGAAGGCATGATCATCGCCACTCTCGAACCGAAGCAAGGCGGCGACGGCAAGGCCAGCGAAGAAAAGCTGACCTTCGATGCCGCCACCCGCATCTGGCGCGGACGCGAAAGCCTCAGCATCGAGGAACTCATCGCCGAAGGCGCATGGCCTGCGGCGGGGAAGAAATCCCTCGGCAACCAACCCGTCCTGCTCGGCATCACCTGGAAACCCACACCCGATGGCATCTTCACCCGCTTTCACATCTCCGACATCTGGCTCGATGACATCTCCATGCAACGTGCCGCCAAGAACCAGACCGAAACGCACAAGGCCTTCATCCGCAGCCGCTGGATGGCCGCGTGGATCGACAACGTCGAGTATGGCAAGTTCGGCCGCGCCACCGTGACCGCGACCTTGTTCGGCGGCATGGACGACTCGCTCTACGCCGATTTCAAAAAAGATGTCCCCGCCCTGATGAATGCCGTCGAGAACACCTTGAAGCACACCCACGGGGCCTACGGACCTGCGCACATGGCCTCCAAGGGGCCCATCGTAGATGTCACCAAAGCACCCGGCGCGACACCCCTCGGCAGCAGCGGCATCCAGATCCGTTTTGACACCGACCTCATCATCGAAGGCATTCGCCCCGGCAGAGTCGTCCGTGTCCGTCCCACGAGCTGGCCCCAAGTCCAAGTGCCACGCGAGGAATACCTCAACGACAACCTCGAAGAGCGCTTCCCGACCCCAGCCATTTTTCCGAAATACTGACGCTTCGCTGTTCTGTTTCTTTGTTCGTCTAACCACGCAGCGCCCATATGACGAGAGCGAAATTCGAGCAAGCACTTCGTGGAGCATCCGAAGCATCGAGGCAGTTCGCTTTGACCGTGGTTACGA
The Prosthecobacter sp. genome window above contains:
- a CDS encoding DUF1552 domain-containing protein, producing the protein MSNYLSQSWLLNRRHALKALGSFISLPMLECMVPLRAAEKVTATPKRSAFIYLANGVHSLNYQITTEGKGYQFSRSLKPLEKHRDVITPISGLHHPGSLSHHHNCISVWLTGGKLGPSDRNTISVDQKMAEITALQTRVASMEVALTQESLAWTADGVRLPAMRRCSEIFASLFEEPKGGKTVQRRALRRKGSVLDANLAEVRQLEKKMGSEDKGRMQQYLTSVREAEIRTRRADTWLDTPLPAVSDADRKRTNRDIAATMAGDYFRTVYDLMVLAFQTDVTRVATFSMGGEGDAFSIPEIGITESRHQLSHHGGDAGYMEKLTNYDTFAIEQFSYFLTRLAETKDLSGKPLLGSTMALFGSGMSYGHSHGNANLPLVFAGGSDLGLKHGSHLDFNKTAAGFQGYALGADGALTTAHYQLCSRPANTDAHMSNLLLLMAQRMGVETDQFGDSNKVVAL